AGAAGTATTCAACACTTGAGAAGACAAGTGTAGCACTTGTATGGGCAACCTGCAAACTCAGGCATTATATGCTTGCTTATAAGGTCTTATTGATTGCAAGAATGGACCCATTGAAATATCTGATGGAAAAGCCTATGCAAGATGGGAAGACAACTAAATGGGTTTTACTTTTGTCAGAATTCGACATTAATATGTGACTTAGAAATCTGTGAAGGAGAGAGCGATTGTTGATCAATTAGCCCACTGTTCACCTGAAGAAGCTAAAGAAATCCAAGGAGACTTTCCAGATGAGGATATTATGGAGATTGAGGTAGAATcatggaagatgtattttgATGGAGCAACTAATCAAAACAAAAGTGGCATTAgagttctcttaatttctccaaaagggATGTACATCCCATTTCTGGTAGGCTCAACTTCCTTACCACTAATAATGCCACTAAATATGAAGCTTGCATTATGGGGTTACGAGTAGCCCTAGGTCTTGGAGTAAAAGAGTTAGAAGTATATGGTGACTCAGCCTTGATAATCTCTTAGATTCAGAATAAATGGAAGATCAAGGAAGAGAGGCTGATGCCTTATCATGAATGTCTTCAGAAGTGGGCCATGCAAGAGCACGTCTTCAAAAGGTTTCagagaaaattgaataaatttctttgaaccctaaaatattccCTTAATAAGAAGAGCACGTCCATGCAAGaggtagtctttctttttcatttttctatttttttaacttgatgGTGCAAGAGATGTATTCTTCTAGTTTTAATTTCTAATGCTCATACCATGTgttgttaatatttttgttgaaatatgTTCTTAATGCTTTTGTTGTCATGATTTACCCTTTGAGTTTCAAAAATCTGCTCATTAACAAATCTATTCCAAAACTAGAAAAAACAGATTTGTagcttccttagatgtagatctgaattttttaaagCACAAAAACAGATCTATATCCTCCTTAgatgcaaatctgaattttttttaaagcataaaaactgatatgtatcttccttagatgccaatctgaatttttttaaatataaaaactaatctgtatcttccttagatgcatatttgaatttttttaaagcacaacagattttgaaataaaaaaatgaagtcATAAGTAgtgatgttttgtttgttttgtttgatgcaaGTAGTGTAGGTTTATTTCATTAGTGTAGTCCTCTTCTAAaaaatcttttcttcttttacataaaaaaaaatagatctgatttttctaaTTCTCTACAAATctagattttcttatttataaaatagatctgattttttttttttacatacaaaccaaaatccaattttttacTTTGTTCCAAAACATAtctgatattttttttagtaaaaagccttgttttatttaataaaacagatctgatttttcttcaccaaaactaattttttaccTATACCAAAATAGGtctggttcttttttttttttttttaatgaatcaaatccaaattttttttatttattcacaaaaacatatctgaatttttcaaaaagaagagGACACATTCATAAAATAGATTTATGTGAGTCAATATTGGTTAAGTGTCTCATGTATGCAACATCATTCATATCATGCATAAAGGGGTACATTGGTCATAAGactctagaagaccagactatTTGGGTGGaataggtgcctaacaccttcctattcTGTAACCTAGTCTCCGAATTTAGTTTCTTTGTATAGGTAGACCTAggctttatctttctttttagttttgggtagattgtaactaggacaaaaagaCATGTATctttggtagtttgtaactaggactcAAATCCTTGTAATATTCAATCTATCAAGTTTGtactttttattcaattaatgatAATGGAACATTTCAGTCATGTaaagttgtatttaattttttcttttttttttttgtataaaaaaataagtggcgactccacaccacttacctAAAAATAAAGGTGCCCTTAAAaagcacccaaatctcttttttgagggcACTTTGATTTTTGCGGTCTCTCACACCCAAGGTATGTAGTCCGAAGAACCAAGCATGACCAATgctctgtttaacacttaaacaaataaaaagcattaatttacccaagttatgtggtctgaggaaccagacatgaccaaggttctatttaacacttaaacaaataaaaagtattaatttacccaaggtatgtggtccgaggaaccaagcATGACcgagattctgtttaacacttaaacaaataaagagGAAATTGGACAACgataatcaaaataaaagatgGCAAAATTgcatttcattaataataataccttcgaatgttatttacattccacagacatggtacaacattttcatctagatcttcCAAAAAATAAGCTCCTATTCCCGCTACCAAAGTGATGCGGTATGGCCCTTCCTAGTTAGGTTCTAATTTTCCCCAAGATGGGTTGTTTTGTAGTTCCTACCATTTTTCTCAACACCAAATCCCCTGGTGCTAATGGTCTGACCCGCACCCCCATGTCGAACTCTTGCTTAAGTTTTTGTTGATAATGTGCCCACTAGACCATAGCCGCTTCTCTCCGTTCATCAACTAAATCCAAACTCTCACGAAGTAATTGATCATTATTGTCGAGATCAAATAGGCTTGTTCTCAAAGTTGGAAATCCTGTCTCTGAAGGGATTATGGCCTCAGAaccataggtcatggaaaatGGGGTTTCCCCAATTAAACGACGAGGAGTAGTTTGATATGTCCAAAGAACATGTGGGAGCTCATCAACTCACCTGCCCTTAGCgtcatccaacctcttctttAGCTTGTTAACTATGACCTTATTAATTGCTTCAGCTTGCCCATTCCCTTACGGATAAGCCAGAGTAGAGTACCTATTCCTAATGCCTAACTCACCACAATATCTTTTGAAGGCcttgctatcaaattggagCCCATTGTCCAATATAAGGGTATGGGAAATTCTGAATTTGGTAACAATATTCTTCCAAACGAACCATTTTGTGTCAACATCCCTAATATTGGACAATGGCTCAGCCTCAACCTactttgtgaaataatttgttCCGACTAGAAGCCATCTTCGGTTTCCTATTGGTCTAGGAAATGGCcctacaatatccaagccccattgtgcaaatgacCACCGACTACAAAGAGGATTTAGCATGCCCCTAGGCTGATGGATGCTTGGGGCAAATCTCTGGCACTAATTACACTTTTTAACGTAATCTTAAGCTTCTTTTTGCATACTTGGCTACCAGTAACCCTGAGTAAGAGCCCCATGCGATAACGACCTTCCATCTGTATGACTGCCACAGATTTCTACATGTAGTTCCTTCAACAGTGGTTCCACTGCTTCAGGGTGGACGCAAAGTAAATACGGCCATAAAAAAGAACGTTTATACAATTTCTATTCCTCGAACAACCAAAAGCGAGGAGCTTTTCTTCCTATTTTCGCAGCCTCTCCTTTATCATTAGGTAACATTCCTTCTTTCAAAAATGCAACTATGGAATCCATCCAACTTGGACCAACCAACCCTTATTTGGTGTACTCCAACCATCCTCAATTCCACATCGGCAAGCATCAATAAATCCTCGACGAGGATAACCCGAGGAAGGCCTTCCTCAGAAGAGATTGTTAAAGTTGCCAAAGAGTCTGCATGAGTATTCTTGCTCCTCAAGACCTGCTGTATAGAGAAAGATTCAAAACCAGACTGTAATTGCCGAGCTTTACCaagatacccttgcatcctaTGATCCCTACAACAGAATAAGTATCTACCACAATGAAACTTACTTCGACCACTTCTGACCTTGCTTGAACAGGCAACTTGACCAGGCTCTTTGGGATGACAGTTTTTCCATCAAACCCCACCAAAGGGGAATCATAACTAACTAAATCCTCGGGTTTTAGATTAAGTCCATTGTCGAAGTCAGGATACATGATCTCTGCCCCACTGTCCTGATCCACTAGGACCCTCCGTACATCGTATCCTCCTATTCGAAGGGTAATCACTAAGGCATTGTCATGTGGTTGCTAAGTTCCAACCTTGTCTTCATCAAAAAGGTTCAAAGCTAGTCAGACTTCCACTCTCCCTCGTTTAGACTCAAGGATCGAGTCCTCGGTGTATGGTCTTGCTATGTACATGCACCAATCTAACTTGGGGCTACAAGAATAACACTAATTGTTCTGAGGGATGGTCTCGAGGAAGACTCCCTTTAATGTGCTGACCCAGCCTGATTCCCTTGTCCAAAAGGCTGGTGCAAAATTTGTCTCAACTTCCCAATCTTGACCAGCTGCTCCAGATAGTCACGTAAAGTTCTATAATCTTCTATAGTGTGTTCACGGTCTTGATGATATTGGCAATAAAGACCTTGATTACGCTTCATGGGGCCACCTTCCATTTTATTTGTCCACTTGAAGTATGGTTCAACATTTATCTTCTCAAGGATCTGAAGCACAGGCTCCTTGAATACTATGTTAACCACCTGGGCAGTAGGAAATCCAGTATGTCCAATAAAATCTCTCTGGGGTTGGTTGTTATTATATCTTTCAGACTTAAAGTCTCTTTGGTCAAGGGGAGCCAATTTAGCCTTCCCCTTCCCTTACTGCTGATCATCCTCGACCTGTTTGTGTTTGTCAATCCGATCTATAAGTTGACGCATGCTTCGCACTGGCTTCTTTGTCAAGGACTTCCTCAAGTCATGCTTAATAGGCAGGACGACCTTAAACGTCCTTATTACCACATCTTCAAAATCTCCATCTATCTCATTAAACATCTCCAAATATCTATCCGAGTAAGTTTTTAGGGTCTCACCCTCTCTCATCACCATAAACAGCAGGGAATCTAGGGGACAAGGAACCTTGCTACATGTAACAAATTGGGCCCTGAAAGCCCTGGTGAGCTCCTGAAAAGAGCTAATTGAGCCTTCGTCCAGCctatcaaaccatctcatcacgACAGGCCCTAAGCTAGAAGGGAATACTTTGCATATCAAAGCTTTATTCTTTGAGTGAACAGCCATCCTCTGATTGAAATGACTGACGTGCTCCACTAGATTAGTTCTCCCGTTGTAAATGGTAAAAGTTGGTTACGTAAACTGACGAGGAAGTTTAGCCCTGTCAATCCTGTGCATAAATagtgattttaaaatttgacGCAAAGCCCTACTCATTGTGTCATTCCCCAAGCTCCTATGGGTCGGACTTTTATCCCTTTGCCTGTGATACCGCTCCTCTTTAGACGATTGTGAAGGTGCAAAAAAGGATTCACTAGGAGGAGTTCTTGACCTTGCTCTGTAACTACTAGGAGGGATTCTTCTAGTTGTTTATGATGTAACTTCCTACGTAGGTGATCAATTTCCAGGTTAAGATTACGAGTTTCTTCCCTATGTAAGACATGGCTTCCAGTTCCAAAATGGCTCTTGCTAGTATGACTTGTATGCACACTTGGTCTATAACTACCATCTTCACCTAAGTCTGTACCAGAGCTAAGTGGGGATTCTTCTCTCTGTTTACGACGTAACTTCCTGTGCGGGTGATTAATTTCCAGCTTAAGATTATGAGAAGAGACATGGCTTCTAGTTCTAGAATGGCTCCTGCTGGTATGACTTGTATGCAAACTAGGAGGGTGATTAACCTCACGATCTCTCCTCCTTTCCAAGTTAACAAACTGATCTTCACGCTGAGACCCCACAGGTTCTTCTCTATTTGGTCCCAAACCCACCATGGCTACATAAAATTGTATGTGCTTCCCtacttcccacagacggtgccaattatAAGGACTAAAATTTCAACCCACCAACGATGGATGATGGCCCAACAAGCCtaaaacaatatatttgttagaGAGTGGATTTTACAGGAAAAAGACTTTGCAAATCAAGTATGGGCCTTAATTGATTGGATTCGTACCACAAAGATAGGAAAAcacaatctaaaaaaataacacTCCTTGGTCAGATTTGAGGATGAAGTGTTCTTGTATTCACTCAAGTTTTTCTGAGTACAAGatgttccttctttttttcttccttcccaGATTACATGAACCATTTTTCACGGGGGCCTTTTCCTTATATAGTTCTTCCATCCTCATCCcagccttccacttgttgatcatatAGGTGATCttttggatgcttgtcccatcagaaaTCTCTTGGAAGCTTTGTGGATAGCTGTAAACTAAGATATCACTATTCAGGTGTcatctccacataaatgcggctagGTGGTTTGGCGTAGAGTATTTAATGTGATGGTAGTAGCTTTCTCCCTAAATATTCCCTCTCTTGTTGTTGGCTACTTTCCTTGATGTTTATACTCAGAGGAACAGTTCCCTTTTGTACAGAACTTCTGAGATAGCTAGGCTCCATCCTGCCATAATACTTTTCGAGGAGGCTCGACTACTCAGGAACTATCGCCCATCCATTATTATCTTCCCTTATCCTCGGTTGATTGACCCCACAACTTATCAAACCTTTCAACCACCCTCGGGCTACTACATGTCCTCGGGCACGGTCCATAGTCCAATACTCTTGCTTGGCCTATTTATCCTCATAAGAATAGTTTCAACAATTTATAActacaatacacacacacacacacactcacacacacttcttttcttttaatactattcaattttgaaaagaatttcGCCTACACGCAACGAATTAGTGCTCTCCCACAAAGAAGATAAGGGTTCCATGGTTGGTTCATAATGATTTTTGGTaggtacattttttttgttactttctccttcttcttttgctttttaaatTCGTATATTAGATTTTCTGAATCTTTGATTTTGCTAAAACACCATTCTAGGCCAAGAGGGACAAGAGTTTCAAACATCTTGCTCATTTTGCACTAATATGTAACaagaagaatgaaaaacaaaattgagatGACATTTTTAAATGACAACTCTAAggctatttttttgtttttttgttttcggTTGTGTCATCATTTTAATCTTAAGATAACtggaaaattatgacactagaccaaaaaaataaaaaagcctcatcacatgcGCAAAGCACATGTGATGAGTCTAGTATGAGTATAGttacttatttttttggcaaactAGGATCATATTATTGCAAGAAAAACTTAAGGAACAAAGTATGGCCTAAGCCTATCAAAGGACATGccagaaaaatcataaaacaacAGAGGATTGATCTCCGAAGGAGGAGAATCATAAATAGCAAAATTTTGATCTAACTTAGCTCCATATTTTATCCATTCTCAATTTTTATTAGCCAATATCTTGCACAATGCATACTACATTTTGAAAAAACATTTGTAAGAAATTATCATATAATCCaagtatattttgaaaatcaacttcaattatattatatctCATTAGAAAGAGGAAACAtggcttcaaaaaaaatagaataaagagaaaacacagatatttaacattaaaataattaaaaatttgaacttgTTGCTTGAGTGATTAGACAAATAATTACTTATTTCTCTCTAAGTGCATAAATGAATTGGTTGTGCCTCTGGATATAATTGCTGAATTAGCAAGGAAGTATCTACTATGGTGCTTGTGAAATGTGTCctaattttattaaatgtgtgtttggcaaaaattaaaaagccagcttattttactatttagcttatttttgctactattcatgggccccactacattttttggtactattcataggtcccactatactatttcaactaacttttatctttatctacagtagtttcagcaaaaagttttcggtttcagcaaaataagcgaatcccAAACAGAAATTTCAGGATAACCGCAGAAGAagaccttgaaatttttttctgaTGAGGCCGCCATAACATCATTGTGACAATTGTGAATCACCATTCTGATACTCACTTCATCAGAATCCTCAAAAAGTGCCCCATCAAAGTCGGTTTTGAGAGAGTCACTAGCATGGAACCCGTTCTTTCTTAGCATAAAATGTGTgtactaatttattaaatttcaactttaatttaaaatctttaactttaattttataTCCTTAACTTgtcttataataaaattattttcaattatataataGAGTTGATGGGATACGAaagaattctctctctctctctctctctctctctctctctctctctctctctctatatatatatatatatatatagagaggattaggttcaagttatacttggtgtaactctaaataatgttacactacccaataacttgttatagaattcatattttgaaaatcttactGTTGAATTCCATgatctatatgtttttaacattcatgccaattttcatgtcaattggatgttatttaccatttgatctataaactcatcttttatacattattttaaattacaaaaacttgaacttaaacaattgattaatgacatggctattaatctttgatcaccttgaaattttgcaagcatagagaatatacgaagataatgtaatctaatggtgaatttgtcaaaatttgcattcaattaaaaaatattgggtagtgtaatattgtttaaagttacacaggtgtaacttaaactcaacccatacgtgtgtgtgtgtgtaattagtatatgataataaatacatttatcccATTAAAACATGACAATTAATTAGTAATACTTTGACGTAAAAGCAAAGTTTGGTGAGGTGGAaagttaaataaagaaaaattctaaAGAATGTGCCACATGATAAAACCTCATGCTCTCCTATATGAGGTTTCTAGTTATATGTGTTTGTTGACAATTAATACATGATAATAAATGCATTTATCCCATTAAAACATGacaataattaattagtaataCTTTGACATAAATTTTGGTGAGGTGGAAACTTAAATGAAGAGTGTTCTAAGGAATGTGTCACGTGCTTCTTTCCAcatgaagttcttcatgcagCGTACTTTTCAAAGAACccaaatttatttcatttagtGTGTTTGGCATTGATGAAAGTTTCTagcttatttactattcaacttattttttctactattcatgggcctcattgcactttttggtactattcatgagttctactgtactatttcaattaactgttacatttatctacaatactttcaacaaaaagttttcagtttcagtaaaataagcgaatcccaaacagacccttagtgcGCTATGCAAAAAGTTAATAGTCTTGGAATGTTGGCTAGTTCAAATGAAATGGGTCCTCAAAgttgatttttatcaattttgtacaaGCAATATCTTAAAATCTAAGggcaaaatgggcatttgcccctaatttacaaactatgcagcaaaatgcccctatttttgaaactcaattttaataaaatcaagttGCCGGTGGAACTCGACAATAGCAATGTTgagttttatgcatattttgccatttaaatttttaaaaaaatttaagtggaacTCGACATTGCTAATATTgagttttacttaaaaatatacacaaaactcgattttagggatatcgagttttacatagaacttgattttgttaaaactgaGTTTCAAAAACAAgggcattttgctaaatagtttcaaaatatgggtattttacttcatagtttgtaaattagggGCAAATGCCAATTTCCCCCAAAATCTGGACCTAATCTTAAGAAGTTAATTCTTCTAGGATGTAGATAATCACTTCTACTTCAAGAAAGTACCAACATTTTGGATCCAATTTTCATGAGCCGTgaaaaatccaaacacaaagaGAGCACCTCTACTCAATTTTCATGGgttttgcaaaaaatttccTATCTTAGTGACTTTACTTTTCTGTCTTTTCCACCTATGTTTGTTCAAATGAGCCTTCGTTGAAAATATCATGATGTATATTTTCTAAAGCTATCCACTTTCTAGTTCCGATTTTCATGTTTGGCAAACTAGATGCTTTGGATATAGtgtcaaaatcaagtttttattcacagattttattttgatatttttgcaaATTCTTTTAGTTCAAGTGGAAATTTTTCCGATCCAAGTATGCCAAACTTGGATTCATCATGAGATATTTCAAATGACTCCTCCTTTGGGCCAATTGATGGTTGTTTGATTATAATTTAATCAAGGTTAAATTATAATCAAACTTATGAACACCTATTCTCAATACTGACAAAGCGTTGAGCACTTTTTTTAGTATTTCCATGACATAGTGCTCATTTTAAGTCTGATATGATCTCTTGAGTAgtcattttaaaattgaattcaaatatcTTTGATATGAACTTGAACTGATCATGATTGAACAATAAGATATTTGGTCAAACCCGATCCCTCTACTAATCTTTTTTCTCATGTTCAAATCCTATGATTTTAGCATGAACTCAAGttgtaaataattaaaataatagaagaagaaagttgaatTCTACATAATTTCTTAAGAGCAATCAAGTCAATGCAACAATATACAACTTTCTAAGTATATTGCTATacttttaagaataatttaacctaaatatgaaaaataaattatagtaaGTTTTTATTAAAGTCATATTAATATTTTGGGACTAATCTTGCTTCCAAGCTTGCTACCTGAGGTGAAGTCTTGGTTCTGCCAAAAGGGAGGTACTATTAGAGAAGACATGTCGAGGAGTGGAGAAGACTTCAAAACCTTGGATCTAATACAATGTAGAAATTAAGAATAATATACTTATAGAGCACTCACATCAATCCGTGTATAATAGTATAAGCAGTAAATTTTACACATCTAACTCCAAAAATCACCCACGTCAGTCCATGTAAACTTATGtaaatttcaattgtttttatagtaaccgtgtatatgcacggttagagcatccacactagtatgtgtaaaatagaaaaagatgtGGAATTTACACATTTAAGCCCCCCAAACTACCCACACCAGTCCATGTATACCACTGTAGATTTACATTTTTGTTACACAATTACTGTAACTTTTcatcttaatattttattaatttttcattattttatctctctccctcttctctcttctttgtttCACTGCAAAACCCTACCACCACCAACTAGCCAACACCACCACCAGTTATAACCCATTACAAATTTGATTATCCTATCACAATACTCAATCAACCCATCAGCCGGAAAACCTGAATCAAACCCAATGGAgatccaaaatcaaacccatcacAACCCACCCACCATGGTAACCAGCACCACAAaccaacaaagaagaagaacccAATGAAgatccaaagaagaagaaaaagaacccAACGGAAATCCGAAGAAGAAGAACCCAACGAGATCCAAAAACCCATCACCGCCCACCCACCACcataacccaaaatcaaaacccaacaaagaaaaagaagaagaagcgaaGAGCTGAGAGGCGAGAGAGAGTTTTTcattttgtgtgtttgtgtgtgtgtgtgaaagagacagagagattGTCTTGATACGGTaggttaaataataaaaaatgaatatttaaagaaaataaagtgtATAACAGATAATCTAATATTGAAGTTTTTGTAAAATgcttgtgtaaaatagaaaaattaggtTATTATgttgaaataaattttctttctattttaacataaaaacctacttttttctattttacacggCCATTTTgcaaaaacacccacatcagacGGGTAATTCTAGCGTACCCAcccctttttttgggggtacGGTACCCACTAGTGGACAACGTGCTATATCAGGTTAccaaaacatcacatttgatggtatcatcctcacattatgtaGTACTAACATTACATgtaactgtacttttgtcacatacggtagttcccttattttttctcacatttgattctaccatcctcacattgtgcggtaccaacatcacatgtgattgtacttttgtcacattcagtggtttcctttctttttttttctcac
This is a stretch of genomic DNA from Quercus lobata isolate SW786 unplaced genomic scaffold, ValleyOak3.0 Primary Assembly Scq3eQI_100, whole genome shotgun sequence. It encodes these proteins:
- the LOC115972955 gene encoding uncharacterized protein LOC115972955 — protein: MAVHSKNKALICKVFPSSLGPVVMRWFDRLDEGSISSFQELTRAFRAQFVTCSKVPCPLDSLLFMVMREGETLKTYSDRYLEMFNEIDGDFEDVVIRTFKVVLPIKHDLRKSLTKKPVRSMRQLIDRIDKHKQVVNIVFKEPVLQILEKINVEPYFKWTNKMEGGPMKRNQGLYCQYHQDREHTIEDYRTLRDYLEQLVKIGKLRQILHQPFGQGNQAGSAH